DNA from Streptomyces rishiriensis:
GCCGCGCCTCGAACCCGCGGGCGACGACGCCGTCGTTGATGCGCCGGGTGAGTTCACCCGCGGCGGCGAGCAGGGCGGCGCTCAGGGCGAGGGCTTCGGAGTTGTGCACCTCTGCATTGAAACATCCTTGACAGATTGGTCAAGCAGCTTGACCATAGAGCCAGATAGTCAAGCTGCTTGACCATATGCGGATCCGCGTCCGCCGACGGCACACCAGCAGCAGCGCCCTCCGAAGCCGAAACCGACAGGAGACACCCATGCCCGTCATCCGTTCGTCCGACGCCGTCACCCACGAGATCCACGGGGCCCGCTTCGTCTCGTACGCCTCTCCCCGCACCGGCAGCAAGGAACTGTGCGCCTGGCGGGGCGAGATCCCCGCCGGGACGAAGGCGCCCGCGCACACCGTCAGCCGGGAAGAGATCTTCCATCTGCTCGTCGGCGAGCTGATCCTCACGCTCGACGGCCGCGCCGAGCGGATCAGGGCCGGCGACACGGTGATCGTCAATCCGGGGGCGACCCTGGCCGTCGAGAACCCGACCGATCACACCGCGCTCTCCTGGGTCACCACGTCCATCGGCCTGGAGGCGGAGCTGGCCGACGGGACCCGGATCACTCCCCCGTGGGCCAACTGATCCGATCCGGCCGCCGTTCCCTCACGCCGCCAGTGTCCCGGGTTTCACCGCTCCCGGCCCGAACTTCGCCCGCACCCGGTCGGCCACCTCCTCGATCCGGCGGACCTTCTCGTCCACGGGATCGAAGGTGAGCTGGTGGGAGGCCTGGTCGGCGGGGCCGAGGGCCTCGGCGCGCAGGGCGATCGCCCGGACCCGGGCACGCTGGAGACCGAAGGCCTCGTACAGGCCGTACGCCGTTCTCGTCAGGACCGCCGAGTGCGCGGTCGGCTCCTCGAGGGTGCGGCTGCGAGTGGTGGACGAGCGGTCGGCGTAGCGCACGGTGAGAGTCAGGGTGCGGCAGACCTTCTCCACGGCACGCAGCCGGGCGCCCAGTTCCCCGGCGGCCGAGAGGAGCGCGCGGCGATGCCGGTCGGGGTCCAGCTCGTCTCGTCCGAAGGGGCGTTCGGTGGCCAGTGACCGGGACACGGCGTTCGGTACGACCCGGCCGCGGTCGACGCCGTTCGCC
Protein-coding regions in this window:
- a CDS encoding cupin domain-containing protein → MPVIRSSDAVTHEIHGARFVSYASPRTGSKELCAWRGEIPAGTKAPAHTVSREEIFHLLVGELILTLDGRAERIRAGDTVIVNPGATLAVENPTDHTALSWVTTSIGLEAELADGTRITPPWAN
- a CDS encoding DNA polymerase Y family protein, yielding MTILCVRFQLPSTDEAALPALLGLLEEFTPVVQALPPDGALADLRGAERYFGRSAVELASVIRVRALALHGVDCVIGAGPGPMAARVALRGARPGVTCEVPGGGVREFLAEKPVVALPGVGTATARTLCEYGLDTLGRVAAAPLSTLQRLVGAKAGRELHEKANGVDRGRVVPNAVSRSLATERPFGRDELDPDRHRRALLSAAGELGARLRAVEKVCRTLTLTVRYADRSSTTRSRTLEEPTAHSAVLTRTAYGLYEAFGLQRARVRAIALRAEALGPADQASHQLTFDPVDEKVRRIEEVADRVRAKFGPGAVKPGTLAA